One Colius striatus isolate bColStr4 chromosome 10, bColStr4.1.hap1, whole genome shotgun sequence genomic region harbors:
- the PDC gene encoding phosducin has translation MEENANASFEEDFEGQATHTGPKGVINDWRKFKLESEDRDSLSLSKKEILRQMSSPHRSFSKNDKDTRQKFCRKMSMQEYELIHGEQEDESCLQKYRKRCMQDMHQRLSFGPKYGYLCELQNGEQFLEAIEKERKTTTVIVHIYEDGIKGCEALNSSLACLAAEYTTVKFCKIKASNTGAGDRFSNEVLPTLLVYKGGELLSNFISISEQFNEEFFAADVESFLNEYGLLPERELPALGNGNMDEQDVE, from the exons atggaagaaaatgccAATGCCAGCTTTGAAGAAGATTTTGAAGGACAGGCAACACACACAG GGCCCAAAGGCGTGATCAATGACTGGAGGAAGTTTAAATTAGAAAGCGAAGACAGAGACTCCTTATCCTTGAGCAAGAAAGAAATTCTTAGACAAATGTCTTCACCACACAGATCTTTCAGTAAAAATGATAAGGACACCAGACAGAAATTCTGTCGTAAg ATGAGCATGCAGGAGTATGAGCTAATTCATGGTGAACAAGAAGATGAAAGTTGCCTACAAAAGTACCGCAAACGCTGCATGCAGGATATGCACCAGCGGCTGAGTTTTGGGCCGAAATATGGTTACTTATGTGAGCTGCAGAATGGGGAACAGTTCCTGGAAGCCATCGAGAAAGAACGTAAAACCACCACTGTCATTGTCCACATTTATGAAGATGGCATCAAGGGCTGTGAGGCCCTCAACAGCAGCTTGGCCTGCCTGGCAGCCGAGTACACCACTGTCAAGTTCTGTAAGATCAAGGCCTCCAACACGGGGGCTGGAGACCGCTTCTCAAACGAAGTGCTTCCCACTCTACTCGTCTATAAGGGTGGTGAGCTTCTGAGCAATTTCATTAGCATTTCTGAACAATTCAATGAGGAGTTTTTCGCTGCGGATGTGGAGTCTTTCCTAAATGAGTATGGGCTGCTACCTGAAAGGGAGCTTCCAGCACTGGGAAATGGAAATATGGATGAGCAAGATGTTGAATAA